From a single Phalacrocorax aristotelis chromosome 1, bGulAri2.1, whole genome shotgun sequence genomic region:
- the AMIGO2 gene encoding amphoterin-induced protein 2, which produces MSLNWRTVPTQLGVFKVSCKGLACLLVFTVSVCGSAPGMCPTACICASDIVSCTNKNLSRVPGNLYKCMKRLDLSYNRIGFLEPEWVPALFEKLNTLIINHNSISSIITGSFSTTPNLKYLDLSSNSLKTLGSPVFQELRALEVLLLYNNQITQIESSAFGGLYRLQKLYLSYNFLSHFPLDLYTGKHKLTDLVLLDISFNHIQSMPIQRLSSVPAKHLSGIHLHGNPFYCDCTLYSMLIFWYQRHFSSVVDFKNEYTCLLQSDPRGYNKLPLLHDNFLNCSESTVNSSFQAFGFIHDAQVGERLIVHCDSRISDAGTHFVWVTPDNRLLEPDRETGNFKVFRNGSLEITDAQLEDSGLYSCIAINKKRLLNETIEVRINVSNFTVNRSHAHEAFNTAFTTLAACVASIVLVLLYLYLTPCPCQCKAKRRKRKLNQSSAHSSILNSTPPQELPADEKKASTGKRVVFLEPVHEPKHSQNGKVKLFPNDNIIAESILKTTRTKSDSDSVNSVFSDTPFMPST; this is translated from the coding sequence ATGTCTTTAAACTGGCGGACAGTTCCTACTCAACTTGGAGTTTTTAAAGTGAGCTGCAAGGGACTGGCATGTCTCTTGGTCTTCACAGTGAGTGTTTGTGGCAGTGCCCCGGGGATGTGTCCAACAGCCTGCATCTGTGCCAGTGATATCGTAAGCTGCACCAATAAGAACCTCTCTCGAGTGCCAGGAAATCTTTATAAATGTATGAAAAGGCTGGATCTGAGTTATAACAGAATTGGGTTTCTGGAGCCTGAATGGGTCCCAGCACTGTTTGAGAAACTGAACACTTTAATAATCAATCATAATAGCATTAGCAGCATTATCACTGGAAGCTTTTCCACAACCCCAAATCTGAAGTACCTAGACTTGTCATCCAACAGCCTGAAGACGCTGGGCAGCCCTGTGTTTCAGGAGCTAAGGGCGCTGGAGGTTCTCCTGCTGTACAACAATCAGATAACACAGATAGAGTCTTCAGCCTTCGGAGGATTGTACAGATTGCAGAAACTGTACTTAAGCTATAATTTTCTCTCGCATTTCCCGCTGGACTTGTACACTGGAAAACATAAGCTGACAGACCTTGTGTTGCTGGACATTTCCTTTAATCACATCCAGTCGATGCCTATTCAGCGCCTGAGTTCAGTGCCGGCTAAACATCTTAGTGGAATTCATCTTCATGGCAACCCGTTTTATTGTGACTGTACGCTGTACTCCATGCTAATCTTCTGGTATCAAAGGCACTTCAGCTCAGTGGTGGACTTCAAAAACGAGTACACCTGTTTGTTGCAATCAGACCCAAGAGGTTACAATAAACTGCCTTTGCTGCATGACAACTTTCTGAATTGCTCTGAAAGCACCGTCAACAGCTCTTTCCAAGCCTTCGGGTTTATTCACGATGCCCAGGTTGGTGAGAGGCTGATTGTACACTGTGACAGCAGAATCAGCGATGCAGGCACGCACTTTGTTTGGGTTACTCCGGACAATAGGTTGCTGGAGCCAGACAGGGAGACTGGCAACTTTAAGGTGTTTCGTAACGGCAGCCTGGAGATAACAGATGCCCAGCTAGAGGACTCAGGGCTGTATTCCTGCATTgcaataaataagaaaagacTATTAAATGAAACCATAGAGGTTAGAATAAATGTTAGCAATTTCACAGTGAACAGGTCCCACGCTCATGAAGCATTTAATACAGCTTTTACCACCCTTGCTGCCTGTGTAGCCAGTATTGTTTTAGTACTGCTGTATCTCTATCTGACCCCCTGTCCGTGTCAATGCAAGGcgaaaaggaggaagaggaagctgaACCAAAGCAGTGCCCACTCATCCATACTGAATTCCACACCGCCGCAAGAGCTGCCAGCCGATGAGAAGAAGGCTAGCACTGGTAAACGGGTGGTTTTCCTGGAACCCGTGCACGAACCAAAACACAGTCAGAACGGGAAAGTAAAACTGTTTCCTAATGACAATATCATTGCTGAGAGCATCTTAAAAACTACTCGAACAAAATCTGACTCCGATTCTGTCAACTCCGTGTTCTCGGACACACCTTTCATGCCATCAACTTAG